From Medicago truncatula cultivar Jemalong A17 chromosome 7, MtrunA17r5.0-ANR, whole genome shotgun sequence, a single genomic window includes:
- the LOC11439545 gene encoding shikimate O-hydroxycinnamoyltransferase encodes MVSVQSQSIVIPSKPTPNPKLFSLCEQIKLRTHAPLLYVFKPHNHKNTSTFLETLKKSLSQALVAYYPLAGRLSLIKGGRWEIHCNAKGALLLEAKCEELTNLNQLGDFVPTNLVSQLIPNINYNLPIEDIPLLAVQLTRFNCGGFTLGVALCRAATDGTATMCFMNAWAKLARGENLDPSEFPCHDRTMLNSRKLTHSSSLHRHHHEFDTPPIQVDHDLGNTREVSVAIVKLTREQVSILKKNVNSRVNFQPTSKDVPKTKPYSTFEVIAGYLWRCVSKARCMENNDQPTRLSTLVNCRNRLKPPLPSGYAGNAAFPTVTPIRSFNDLTCKPLGDAVEDVHKALERVTEEYVMSALDYIDREKDMDLLRYNFHYPAKSVCKGQYKGNPNIFVVSWMNFSYKDADFGLGEPVYFGPGYMDSEGKAFVMNNNGGDIVVAISLEVSCMDNFRKIFYDDIKEVFCTSKL; translated from the coding sequence ATGGTGAGTGTCCAATCTCAATCCATTGTAATCCCTTCCAAACCAACTCCTAATCCAAAACTCTTCTCATTATGTGAACAAATCAAGCTTCGCACTCATGCTCCTCTCCTCTATGTCTTCAAACCACATAATCACAAAAACACCTCAACTTTCCTTGAAACACTTAAAAAATCCCTTAGCCAAGCTTTGGTTGCTTACTATCCACTAGCGGGAAGGTTGAGTTTGATCAAAGGTGGAAGATGGGAAATTCATTGTAATGCCAAAGGAGCACTTCTATTAGAAGCCAAATGTGAAGAATTAACCAATTTGAACCAATTGGGTGATTTTGTACCAACTAATTTGGTATCACAACTCATACCAAACATTAATTACAATCTTCCCATTGAAGATATTCCCTTATTGGCAGTGCAACTTACAAGGTTCAATTGTGGCGGTTTTACATTAGGTGTTGCCTTATGTCGAGCCGCAACTGATGGAACCGCAACCATGTGTTTCATGAACGCATGGGCTAAGTTGGCGCGTGGAGAGAATTTGGATCCAAGTGAGTTTCCGTGTCACGATCGAACTATGTTGAATTCACGCAAACTCACACATTCTTCATCCTTACATCGGCATCATCATGAGTTTGACACGCCTCCTATTCAGGTAGATCATGATTTGGGCAACACTAGAGAAGTGAGTGTTGCTATTGTGAAACTCACGCGAGAACAAGTTTCAAtacttaagaaaaatgttaactctCGTGTGAATTTTCAACCCACCTCCAAAGATGTCCCTAAGACAAAACCTTACTCAACTTTTGAGGTTATTGCAGGATATCTTTGGAGGTGTGTCAGCAAAGCACGTTGCATGGAAAATAATGACCAACCCACAAGGTTGTCCACATTAGTTAATTGTAGAAACCGCTTAAAACCACCTCTTCCTAGTGGCTATGCCGGGAATGCAGCATTTCCAACAGTTACACCAATTCGCTCCTTTAATGATCTTACTTGCAAGCCTTTGGGTGATGCGGTTGAAGATGTTCATAAAGCACTTGAAAGAGTAACGGAGGAATATGTAATGTCAGCACTTGATTACATAGATAGGGAGAAGGACATGGATTTATTGAGATATAATTTCCACTATCCAGCAAAGAGTGTGTGCAAGGGACAATACAAGGgaaatccaaatatttttgttgtaaGTTGGATGAATTTTTCGTATAAGGATGCAGATTTTGGGTTGGGAGAACCTGTTTATTTTGGTCCAGGGTACATGGATTCTGAAGGGAAGGCATTTGTTATGAATAATAATGGTGGTGATATTGTGGTGGCGATTTCTTTGGAGGTATCTTGTATGGATAACTTCAGAAAAATTTTCTATGATGATATCAAAGAGGTGTTTTGTACTTCCAAATTGTGA